In the Euphorbia lathyris chromosome 5, ddEupLath1.1, whole genome shotgun sequence genome, one interval contains:
- the LOC136230283 gene encoding uncharacterized protein isoform X1 → MLSQMEFDKIQWYILHNSSEIDDYHIMHKEELTQENPLNVEKKHEAELASWFKDRVTTLCKNGSVGPKDDLYALGLGPDKRVAKYSGIMKGIRFHTLEHNQHRSMQNNGVMVESEHNSDDVNFYGILQEIIELDYLHGKRAYVFKCDWWDVSEKRNGIRDDGKSGSVNFSRKWYVDQPFVLASQVFYIDDIKNGGYWKIVQRVQPRNLYNIPEIEQKEDEEQRF, encoded by the exons ATGTTGTCTCAAATGGAGTTCGATAAAATTCAATGGTACATTTTGCATAACTCATCAGAAATAGATGACTACCATAT TATGCATAAGGAAGAGTTAACCCAAGAGAATCCGCTTAATGTAGAAAAAAAACATGAAGCTGAACTTGCATCGTGGTTTAAAGATCGT GTGACAACTTTATGTAAAAATGGTTCGGTTGGTCCAAAAGATGATTTATATGCTTTAGGATTAGGACCTGACAAAAGAGTTGCTAAATATAGTGGAATTATGAAAGGGATTAGGTTCCACACATTAGAACATAATCAACATCGAAGTATGCAAAATAATGGAGTAATGGTAGAAAGTGAACATAATTCGGATGATGTGAACTTCTATGGCATTTTACAAGAGATTATTGAACTTGATTACTTGCATGGAAAAAGAGCTTATGTGTTTAAATGTGATTGGTGGGATGTTAGTGAAAAAAGAAATGGAATACGAGATGATGGTAAATCAGGTAGTGTGAATTTCAGTCGGAAATGGTATGTAGATCAACCTTTTGTGCTAGCATCTCAAGTGTTTTATATCGACGACATAAAAAATGGCGGGTATTGGAAAATTGTGCAAAGAGTACAACCTAGAAATTTGTATAATATTCCAGAAATAGAGCAAAAAGAGGATGAAGAACAAAGGTTTTAG